A stretch of Desulfuromonas acetexigens DNA encodes these proteins:
- a CDS encoding PEP-CTERM/exosortase system-associated acyltransferase, with translation MVEFRFERVEMGDPRMEELFRLRYQVYVTECEFEAQEDHSDGRETDDYDEHSSHFCAIVFDPESPDPPRIIGTVRMILGFSEGLPDHKMPIESHCPFWEDEVRRLDSLRKEGVKFAEISRLAISKDFRKREIDKAIYSQSDFDFQQVRRVHEQRRQFEGLIVLGLYQCIYQESLRLELKHWYGVMVKGLSGLLRRWGVFWDAIGEPVEYHGLRIPYIADIEKNAQGWVTRNPLLLEKPVGWKDIVS, from the coding sequence ATGGTCGAGTTCCGGTTTGAACGGGTGGAGATGGGTGATCCGCGGATGGAAGAGCTCTTCCGTTTGCGTTATCAGGTTTATGTGACCGAATGTGAATTTGAAGCCCAAGAAGATCACTCCGATGGTCGGGAAACCGACGACTATGACGAGCATTCCAGCCATTTCTGCGCGATCGTCTTCGATCCCGAGAGCCCAGATCCGCCACGAATCATCGGCACGGTGCGCATGATCCTCGGATTCTCTGAAGGACTACCCGACCACAAGATGCCCATCGAGTCCCATTGCCCCTTCTGGGAGGATGAGGTCCGGCGCCTGGACTCTCTCAGAAAAGAGGGGGTCAAGTTTGCTGAAATTTCACGCTTGGCAATCAGCAAAGATTTTCGGAAGCGTGAAATCGATAAGGCCATTTACTCTCAGAGCGACTTCGATTTCCAGCAGGTCAGGCGCGTCCACGAGCAGCGTCGCCAATTCGAAGGGTTGATCGTCTTGGGGCTGTATCAATGTATCTATCAGGAGAGTTTGCGTCTGGAACTCAAGCACTGGTACGGCGTCATGGTCAAGGGACTTTCTGGCCTGCTGCGGCGCTGGGGGGTCTTCTGGGATGCCATCGGTGAGCCGGTGGAATATCACGGGCTTCGTATCCCCTATATCGCCGATATTGAAAAGAACGCCCAGGGATGGGTCACGCGCAATCCACTCCTGCTGGAAAAACCGGTGGGGTGGAAAGACATCGTTTCGTAA